CGCCCATGGTTGGCGAATTCCCAACGCGATGCGTTCGAAGTCTGGTTCCACGGGTCACCCTCGAATTTTCAAGAACCCGGCGATGAGCACAATGATGGTTCCTAGAACAACCGTGACTGTGGTCCACAGCCGAGAATTGTCACGAATCTTTTGCAAGCCTGCGGACTTTCCTGTCAGTGCGGAAACCAGGAAGAACACGACGAACGCCAGGATCATTTTGCCGCCCATCAAACCGTGATAGAGGCCGTCCCCTTTGTGCTTCGGAATCATGACGACGATGTAATTGTAGAAACCGCTGAGCAGTAGCAGTCCAATGGTGATCATCACGAGCCGCTTCCATCGAGCCATCACTCGAGAATGGAGAGCCGCGTGTTGGTCCTCAGGAAGTTCGGAAGCAGCCGGTTGCAATACGAAGCGGATGAAGATGCCACCGCCCAGCAGGACAATGGCGAAGAACACATGCAGCCATCGTGAGAGTACGTCAAAGACAATGCGATCCACGGATTTTTCCTTGTTCGATTTGATGTGGCATCTGGGACCAAGTCGAGTCGTGATGTCGAGGCTGGCACTGTGATTTCGTTGGAACACATTCCTCGAACAAAACACAAAGTCGAAACACGCCCTGGGCTTTTGCGAATCATAGTCCGCAATGGCCAGCGATTGTAGCCCGTCGGTTCCCACGACGAGAGTCACTCAAAGAATTTGCCGCCCTTACTGCTCGTCTTCGGAGATATAACGAATGACGCGGCAAGGATTTCCCGCGGCAAAAACTCCGGCAGGCACATCCTTGGTGACGATACTTCCGGCACCGATGACCGATCTTTCACCGATGCTTACCCCCGGGCAAATGATCGCGCCCCCACCGACCCAGACATCGGAACCGATTTCAATAGGCTTCCCGAATTCCCGACCGCGACGACTCATGGCGTTCATCGGATGACTGGCAGTCAAAATCTGAACCGCTGGACCAAACTGGCAAAAATCGCCAATGCGAACGGGGCAAACATCGAGCACGACACAGTTGAAATTGAAAAAGACACGCTGCCCAAGATGAATGTTTTGACCGTAGTCACAGTAGAATGGAGGCTGCATCCAAACGGTGTCGCCGCCCGTTCCAAACAAGTCAATCATGACCTGACGCATGCGGTTGGTGTCACTGGCATCGGCTTGATTTAATTGCGTACACAGGTCCCGTGCTCGTTCGCGATCCCGAACCAACTCCCCGTCCAATGCATCATAGAACTCGCCGGCGAGCATCTTCTCTTTTTCGGTTGGCATCGATTCCTCAACAAAATTGCCAATGCGTTTGATTCAGTTCGTCGGTGTGTGTTCTGCATCGACCTGAGGTTGGCTTTCAGGTCGCGGAACGGCTCCCGGCAATGTCAGCGGGCTTTCCGCTCCAATCCAAATACGTCGGCGTCCCTGCACCGCCGGGTCGAGAATGGTCATTTCGCGATCGGCTAGATTTTCTTCGATCGTCTGCCAGAAGATCTCGAATGAGGTTTCTTCGGGATGCTGTTGATAGGCTTGCAGCAAGCTGCGAAACCGATCCGACTCACCGTCGGCTTTCGAGCGTGTCCGGATTGCATCGGCATGGGCTTCCAAGATTGATCGAGCTGCCTGCCCCGCCAACTCATAACTTTGGTTGTCTTGCGGAATCTCTGGATGGGCGGTTAGCGACTTCGTGACCGCATCCCACGCCGCCGGATCAATCGTGCGAGAACCGCCAGCGAGCCCGGAGCGTAAGCGGTCAAAAGCCGTCTCGCCGGCGACCGTCAGCAGCTTCTGTGACTCATACTCCAATGCCAGGTTAATCAGTTGCTCGCGATTCTCCATCGCATCCGCCACATCCCGATACGCCGCCACAACGGATGTCGGCGGATGCACGTCCAACAACCGAACCGCGGCAACGGTGAGTCCCAGATCCATTTGGTTGAATCGCCGTTCGATCCGGTCCCGGCAACGTCGTTCGAGTTGGCTGCGTTCGGTGGTGAGAATCTCGTCCAGCGTCAAGCCCGCCGCGAGTTGCCGAATCTCTGTTTCTGAAACTGCCCGGAGTAGTCCATCTGCACCGGACATGCCAAACGCGAACTTTTGCAAATCGTGAATCTGGTAAAGCACTTCGGCCGTGAGTTCGATCGGAACTTCGTCGCCGGTCAAAATGAGTGATTCCTGCGTGTCCGAACGAATTCGATCCGTGTGATGTTCGCTGACCCATTCAACGGTGGAAGCGTCGAAGTCAACGTCTGGAGTTTGTTCCGACTGAGTTTCATCGACTGGTCGAAATCCGATCGGAATTTGATGGATTTCATCCGTCCGACTGCGATAAACATTCTCGAACGGTGGTGGCCAACGCCAATACAAACCTGCCGCGAGTTGCTGCTCAACTCGGCCAAAACGAGTCACGAAGGCCGATTCATCACTGCGAATCTGCACAATGTTCCAAGAAAGCCAAACCATCGCCACTGCGGCCATTGCAAGTCGCGTCAGCAAACTCGCACGATCGAGGAACCAAAACGTGATCCGAGTCGGCGACAAAAACTGGGCGACGGAGTCCGCAGCTTGCCCCAAACGAGTTGTCCAGCGTGCGAGTGAGCTTGTTGGTGCGGGTTCAAACCACAGCAAACGCATTGCGTTGAGCATGACGGCGAGGGAACCGATTTCGTGAAGTATCGCTGCGGCAACAGGATCCAGCCATCCCGTTGCACTAAGCAACACTCCAAGAATGTTCAGCCCGAACGCGAACACCAAAATGTTCTGGCGAATGTTCGCGACCATCGCTCGTGACAACCGGACCAACCCCGAGAGCGGCCGAAGCGGATCACCGAGCAGAAGCAGATCTCCCGCCTGCCGAACAAGTTCATTGCGAGTATTCCCAACTGAGATCCCCACCGACGCAACCGCCAGGGCAGGGGCGTCGTTGATCCCATCGCCGACCATGGCGACATGACGACCATCCGATTGACGATTGGCGATCCAGCGTGCTTTGTCTTCGGGCTGCAACCCTGAGTGCACTTCGTCGAATCGACCAAGGTGGCTCGCGAGTGAATCCGCCGCTTTTTGGTGATCGCCAGTGAGCAACACCATTTCCGTCACCCCAAGGGCACGAAGTTCGGTCAAGGTCTGCCGAGCCGAATTTCGTTCGCGGCTCGTCAAGGTAATCCATCCATAAAAGTCGCCGTCGACAGCGACACCGAATATCGTTTCGTCACTCTGATTCCCTTCGGTGATCGCGACATCGCGAGACCGAAGAAACGCTTCACTCCCGACAACAATCTGCCGACCGTCTGTGACGGTCTCCCCAGTCACCCCGAAGCCGGGATGAATCCGGACGCTTTGGACTTCAGGGATAATCAATCCGCGTTCCCGCACTACATCACAGACGGCATCGGCCAGCGGATGCTCGCAGTGCTGTTCCAGTGCGGCTGCAAAAGTCAGCACATCGGTTTCATCGAACTTTTCCGAAGATTCGACTCTCGCAATGGCAAACCGTGATTCGGTCAATGTGCCGGTCTTGTCGAATGCGAAGGTGTCGACTTCGGCTAATCGCTCAAGTACCGAAGTCCCCCGGGGTACGACGCCATGCTTGGACGTCCAAGCCAGAGCCGCCATCGCAGCGGTCGGTGTCGCCAAGACCAATGCACACGGACACGAGACCACCAGCACGGCCAAAGCCGGCTCGAATCCGCGGCTCCACTCACCACTGGCAAGACGCCAACCGATCAAGGTGAGTACTGCCGCCAACAGCAGAATTGGGAGAAACAATTGTGCCCATCGGTCGGCCGTCCGCATTGTCGCTGTGCGTTCGGCGGCTGCTTCACGCGTGAACTGGGCAATTCTAGCGGATGTCGTTTCCTCTCCGGTTCGCTCGGCTGAAACCTTCAACAGACCGAGTTGATTAATGGTTCCGGCGAAAACCCGTGCGCCTTCCGTTTTTGCGACTGGCAGAGATTCGCCGCTGAGCGAACTTTCATCGACTTCGGAGCTCCCGTCCGTCACATGACCATCAACCGGAATGACGTCCCCCGGTCGCACGACAACGGTGTCTTCGGTTGCGACTTCGCTCGCGGAGACTTCGATTTCCTGTCCGTTTCTCACGACGAGCGCTGTCGCCGGACACGTCATGAGGCTTTCACGGATCGCCGCTTGTGCCCGGTCAATCGTGTAACCTTCCAAGCACTCACCGAGAAGCGTAATCGCGACAACCAACGCTGCGGTGATGTACTCCCCCAGCAAAATGGCCGACGCCAACGCGATCACCAACGCCAATCCTGCCCCGACTTTGCCTTCCCACAAGTCATCGAGCGTGTGGTAGAGCAGCCGACTACCGCCGACGAGTGCAGCCCACATCGCCAGACGAAATCCGAACACGGTCTGCGTTTCCCATCCCGGTGGTGGAGCAACGCCGAACAGCAAATCGAACCCGATCAATGCCAGCACGATCCCCGTTAACAAATACAGCGGTGCAGACCGGTAATGGATACTGCGCTCCCGCTTGGAATCGGAATCGGTTGGGAGGAATTCACGGAAGGAGTCGGGGACGTAGTGCATACGGTTTATAGGATTCGATTTTCAAACGGCCACAGGAAGACGACGCTAAGATCACCACCAGCTCGGTCTGTTCGACTTTGCGACGAAAGCGGCGGGTCATTCACCGGTGAAACTCGTTGGCGACTTCGTCAAGCCACAGTGGTCCTTCGATTTGGCCAGTTTCTTTGGAACGGTAGATCTCATTCGTGCCGGTCTCCAAGGCGGTCAGCCAGCCGCTCCCACTGGCGAATGTATCAATGCAGACCCAGCCCTCCATAACCACAGGACGACCGTCTTTCTGGCTGGTATGGCCACAGACCACACGACGACCGTCCGGCAGGGCGGCTTCGACCCCGCTCAGGTGTTCCCATCTCATTGCTTCCCAATGTTGGCTTTGCAGGGGAATTTCGGGCCGCAAGTTCCCATGAATGAACACGTCGGTCTCCGTTTCCCAATAGTCCACGCTGGTCTTCAAAAAGTTGATATGGGCTTCCGGAACCAAACCAAGAGTCTGTCCGCCATACGATTCCAAAGCCTCCAAACCTCCGACTTGCAGCCACATGGCGGACATGTAGGAATCGGTGCCTTCGTAAGCTTTGATCATCATTTCATCGTGATTGCCACGAATTAGCACGAAATTGCATTCGTCGTGAAGCGTCATCAACCGTTCGATGACTTGCCGACTTCCTGGTCCGCGATCGACGATATCACCCAAAACAACGACCGTGTCCGTCGGTGTCAGTTTGAGTCGATCCAGCAGGGCGTTCAATGCGGTATCGCAGCCGTGAATATCACCAATGGCGAACACGCGGTCGGACATACAAAAAGCTCCTCTTCTGATATGGGGCGGTGAATCGCCAACCCGGAGGGTGACGTATTCCGATCAGCGAAGCAAGGGTTCATCTGGTGTTAAAATTCCTACAATCCGCCGATATCGCCACAGATCATATTGAACTCGCCGCACACATGCGGATCCATCAGGTCCCATTTGACGAGGTCCGTTTTTTATCCCACGAATAATTGCGGCGGGATGCGTTCCGTAAACACTTCACGTGGTCGGTGAAGAACTCCGAGGAACTGCCCCCGCAAATTGCAATTCCCTGCGCAACGATGTGCAATCACATACGACTCATTATTGGATAAAACCATGCGTGTGGACGCGCCCCAAGCAAGCTGGACGGCTTCGGCCTCTCGAATCCTGTTCGGAATGTTTTTTGTTTCTGGTGTGTGCGGGTTGATGTACGAGGTTGTGTGGGTGCGAATGCTCACTCGGATCCTTGGTAGCACTTCGTACGCCACATCGACCGTGCTCGCTGTCTTCATGGGTGGCTTGGCACTCGGAAGTTTTCTCTCCGGACGATTTGTGGATCGCGTCCGCCGACCACTCCTATGGTACGCCATGCTGGAACTGGCAGTCGCGGCGGCAGCCTTGATGACGTTGATCTTGCCGCAGCAATTGTTGCCACTGTATCGAACTTTGTACCACGCGGCCGATGGCTCTCGTACGATCCTCACCACATGGCAGGTCTGTATTTCTACGGTGGTCTTGCTGCTTCCGACACTTCTTATGGGGGCAACCTTGCCCACACTGTGCAGCTTCGGTGGCCGATGGTTCCCAGATTTCCGACGCGGTGTAGCGAACCTCTACGCCGTGAACACCTTCGGAGCGTTCGTCGGCTGTTTAACCGCGGGCTTCGTGCTGCTTGGAACTATTGGGGAAACTGCCACCATCGTTTGTGGGGCTATGCTCAATGCAATCGTCGCAATGGTCGCGGTCGGGTTGTCTCGAAAATATGAGTCGGCAACACGCATTGAACGAATCAAGGTCGCCGAGGAGCCGTCAGTTCAACAACCAACGGACCGCAAATTGCGATGGGCTATTCTTCTCGCGTTCGCCATTAACGGATTCATCGCCTTGGCAACCGAGGTCATTTGGGGACGGATGTTGGTGCTGTATCAAGGCACGAGCATTTACGCTTTCAGTTCGATGTTGGGTGTCGTCCTCGCGGGAATTGGACTCGGCAGTTATTGGATGGGACGATCGCTGGACGAGTTGACCAACCCGCTCCGAACGTATGCCCGAGTGCAAATTTTGTCCGCTGTGGCTGCGTTGTTCGCGTTGCATCTTTTCGGCTGGATGGGCGGAATGGCTCGGCCGTCGTTCCTTACAGGCACAAACCTCCGAGTTCTACTGACGGCTCCCATCTTACTTTTGGGACCGCTCTCGTTCTTATGGGGCATGGGTTTTCCATTGGCCGCCCATTGTTACACCCGAGTGGCTGGAAGAGCCGGTCGCGATGTGTCCGACTTATACGCCTGGAACACGTTCGGCAGCATTTTGGGTGCCCTTGCTGGCGGGTTCTTGTTCATTTCGACATTCGGCGTGAGTCGATCCGGGATCGTGTTGGCCATCGCGAGTGCCCTTGTCGGGGGATGGTTGTTAAAACTTGATGCTCGTCGGCAAGTCCTCGGACAGTCAACTCCATCGAAGAGCAAACACGTCTCTTGGGGGCTGCTGGTCGCGTGCTGCGTACTCGCGGTGACCGTGGGCGATCCGTACTTGAGAGTCATCGAAAGCCGCATGCAGGCACGGATGGCGACGAAAAGCGCCGATTCGCTGCAAGTCTTTCGACATACCGAGTCCGCAACCGGCACAACGACCGCGTTTGGTCCGTACAAACAACTGTGGGTCAATGGCGAAGGGATGACGCACCTCTGCGTCGAGACAAAACTCATGGCTCATTTGCCATTAGCATTGGCCGACGATCCCCAAGCCACGCCAGACCAACCCGCTCGCGATCGACGCGTTTGCGTGATTTGTTGCGGAATGGGAACCTCGCTGAAATCTGCGATGGTCTATGATGATGTGGAATCGTGGGTGGTCGAACTGTTGCCAGACGTGTTCGATTGCTTCGGATTCTTCCATCCCGACCAGAAAGACCTGCTACGTCGACCGGATGTGCATGCCATCGCGGACGATGGACGCAACTACCTCCAAATGAACGACCGGCGTTACGACGTCATCACTGTCGATCCTGCACCACCATTTTACAGTGCGGGCACCGTCAATCTTTACACGCAGGAATTCTTCGAACTCGCGAAGAGTCGCATCACAGACGGCGGAGTTTTTTGCCTGTGGATTCCGCCTTGGGAAGAACACGAAATTCGCTATGTGATGAAAACTTATCTGAATGTTTTCGAGCATACACGAATTTGGTCCGGCCCTGGGTCCGATGGTTTTCCGCAAGGCTTCTATATGCTGGGACGACGTCAACCGTTTAAAGATGTCGATCAGCGAATCACCGAAATGTATCGCGATGCAAACGTCGTCCGCGACCTGCAAGAGTGGGACGACATTGTGGACTCCGCTGCCGAACTCCAAGCCTTGTACCTGGGTGACGGAAACGAAGTTCGTAAACTACTTACCAATGTTCCCGTGATGACCGACGATACCCCGGTCACGGAGTTCCCGCTGTTCCGGTCGTTGTTTGTGCAGAAGCCGAACATCTTCACAGGTGATGTCCTGCGGCGACAAATCGCGGGTATTCGCAAGGCCCCCGTTCGCAAAGAGCCGAAACGAAATCGAATCGCGAGTTCTCAACGGTAGAGACTATTCGTCCCAGGGAATGCCTTTCTCGTCGTAGATCTTTTTCTTCATGGCTTTGTCTTCGATGATGGCGATCTCACCGGTTTTCGAGTCGTAACCGAACATGCGATAGGGCGGCAACTTGTTGAATTGAATGTTCAACTGCTTGACCAAATCTTTGAACTCATTGAAATTGAGTGGCCGCCCTTTTTCCGCTTGCATGAGTTTCAGCTGATGCTGCATATTCAACGCCTGGACTCGCGAAGTTTGCGTGACATAGGCCGAACCAATGGCGGAGATGGGATCGCTGGCGTTGATCTTGTTATCGATGATGACCAACTCCGGGTTCTTCGCCTGCTCGGCCTGCAAGTCGACGAGACGTCCATCTTCTTTGGCAATGGTCGGACGG
This portion of the Thalassoroseus pseudoceratinae genome encodes:
- a CDS encoding fused MFS/spermidine synthase, with the translated sequence MRVDAPQASWTASASRILFGMFFVSGVCGLMYEVVWVRMLTRILGSTSYATSTVLAVFMGGLALGSFLSGRFVDRVRRPLLWYAMLELAVAAAALMTLILPQQLLPLYRTLYHAADGSRTILTTWQVCISTVVLLLPTLLMGATLPTLCSFGGRWFPDFRRGVANLYAVNTFGAFVGCLTAGFVLLGTIGETATIVCGAMLNAIVAMVAVGLSRKYESATRIERIKVAEEPSVQQPTDRKLRWAILLAFAINGFIALATEVIWGRMLVLYQGTSIYAFSSMLGVVLAGIGLGSYWMGRSLDELTNPLRTYARVQILSAVAALFALHLFGWMGGMARPSFLTGTNLRVLLTAPILLLGPLSFLWGMGFPLAAHCYTRVAGRAGRDVSDLYAWNTFGSILGALAGGFLFISTFGVSRSGIVLAIASALVGGWLLKLDARRQVLGQSTPSKSKHVSWGLLVACCVLAVTVGDPYLRVIESRMQARMATKSADSLQVFRHTESATGTTTAFGPYKQLWVNGEGMTHLCVETKLMAHLPLALADDPQATPDQPARDRRVCVICCGMGTSLKSAMVYDDVESWVVELLPDVFDCFGFFHPDQKDLLRRPDVHAIADDGRNYLQMNDRRYDVITVDPAPPFYSAGTVNLYTQEFFELAKSRITDGGVFCLWIPPWEEHEIRYVMKTYLNVFEHTRIWSGPGSDGFPQGFYMLGRRQPFKDVDQRITEMYRDANVVRDLQEWDDIVDSAAELQALYLGDGNEVRKLLTNVPVMTDDTPVTEFPLFRSLFVQKPNIFTGDVLRRQIAGIRKAPVRKEPKRNRIASSQR
- a CDS encoding cation-translocating P-type ATPase family protein, producing the protein MHYVPDSFREFLPTDSDSKRERSIHYRSAPLYLLTGIVLALIGFDLLFGVAPPPGWETQTVFGFRLAMWAALVGGSRLLYHTLDDLWEGKVGAGLALVIALASAILLGEYITAALVVAITLLGECLEGYTIDRAQAAIRESLMTCPATALVVRNGQEIEVSASEVATEDTVVVRPGDVIPVDGHVTDGSSEVDESSLSGESLPVAKTEGARVFAGTINQLGLLKVSAERTGEETTSARIAQFTREAAAERTATMRTADRWAQLFLPILLLAAVLTLIGWRLASGEWSRGFEPALAVLVVSCPCALVLATPTAAMAALAWTSKHGVVPRGTSVLERLAEVDTFAFDKTGTLTESRFAIARVESSEKFDETDVLTFAAALEQHCEHPLADAVCDVVRERGLIIPEVQSVRIHPGFGVTGETVTDGRQIVVGSEAFLRSRDVAITEGNQSDETIFGVAVDGDFYGWITLTSRERNSARQTLTELRALGVTEMVLLTGDHQKAADSLASHLGRFDEVHSGLQPEDKARWIANRQSDGRHVAMVGDGINDAPALAVASVGISVGNTRNELVRQAGDLLLLGDPLRPLSGLVRLSRAMVANIRQNILVFAFGLNILGVLLSATGWLDPVAAAILHEIGSLAVMLNAMRLLWFEPAPTSSLARWTTRLGQAADSVAQFLSPTRITFWFLDRASLLTRLAMAAVAMVWLSWNIVQIRSDESAFVTRFGRVEQQLAAGLYWRWPPPFENVYRSRTDEIHQIPIGFRPVDETQSEQTPDVDFDASTVEWVSEHHTDRIRSDTQESLILTGDEVPIELTAEVLYQIHDLQKFAFGMSGADGLLRAVSETEIRQLAAGLTLDEILTTERSQLERRCRDRIERRFNQMDLGLTVAAVRLLDVHPPTSVVAAYRDVADAMENREQLINLALEYESQKLLTVAGETAFDRLRSGLAGGSRTIDPAAWDAVTKSLTAHPEIPQDNQSYELAGQAARSILEAHADAIRTRSKADGESDRFRSLLQAYQQHPEETSFEIFWQTIEENLADREMTILDPAVQGRRRIWIGAESPLTLPGAVPRPESQPQVDAEHTPTN
- a CDS encoding metallophosphoesterase family protein, whose product is MSDRVFAIGDIHGCDTALNALLDRLKLTPTDTVVVLGDIVDRGPGSRQVIERLMTLHDECNFVLIRGNHDEMMIKAYEGTDSYMSAMWLQVGGLEALESYGGQTLGLVPEAHINFLKTSVDYWETETDVFIHGNLRPEIPLQSQHWEAMRWEHLSGVEAALPDGRRVVCGHTSQKDGRPVVMEGWVCIDTFASGSGWLTALETGTNEIYRSKETGQIEGPLWLDEVANEFHR
- a CDS encoding sugar O-acetyltransferase — encoded protein: MPTEKEKMLAGEFYDALDGELVRDRERARDLCTQLNQADASDTNRMRQVMIDLFGTGGDTVWMQPPFYCDYGQNIHLGQRVFFNFNCVVLDVCPVRIGDFCQFGPAVQILTASHPMNAMSRRGREFGKPIEIGSDVWVGGGAIICPGVSIGERSVIGAGSIVTKDVPAGVFAAGNPCRVIRYISEDEQ